A section of the Aminiphilus circumscriptus DSM 16581 genome encodes:
- a CDS encoding bifunctional 3'-5' exonuclease/DNA polymerase, giving the protein MKRYQDDNGLPVSFLVASSADDLAEAVRELHLDESPFLGIDTETTGLDPIRCRVRLVQIAAPERPVLLADLFRIRSAEAREPLRRLLTGKAVKIFQNAAFDLAFLAGEELPVAPPLFDTMLAAQLAACGEDDGSHGLGALAARHLGVDLPKELGRSDWRTAFLSPEQLCYAARDAAILLPLREALVALLRSKGLVGTAKLEFDCVFAIAEMHATGMPLSRERFDALRTTLGEEKATALKALRAALGALPQQGQLSLFDDGALVNPDSTKQLLEALRLRGGLPLTGTSRSDLEPFADHPAVKALLEYRKIAKAASAFGDAIAAHIHPVTGRLHSHYAQVRTPTGRLACAAPNIQQIPREARFRRCFAAPPGKRLVLADYSQIELRVAAEISGDARMREAYRSGEDLHRVTASLVTGKAPEDVTKGERQLAKAINFGLIYAMGARGLQRYAQSTFGAAMTGGEAEHFRSRFFDAYSGIAAWHRKEAENPSAEVRTLSGRLRRIPPGEGLPGRLNTPVQGTAADILKEALGRLPAALSGTEARIVASVHDEILLEVPEEHATVAAEILSRTMEDAGARFLASVPVVAEAVVAESWAEK; this is encoded by the coding sequence GTGAAAAGATACCAGGACGACAACGGATTGCCCGTCTCCTTTCTCGTGGCCTCCTCCGCGGACGATCTGGCCGAGGCGGTCAGAGAACTCCACCTCGACGAGAGCCCTTTCCTCGGCATCGACACGGAAACCACGGGACTCGACCCGATCCGATGCCGGGTCCGCCTGGTGCAGATCGCCGCGCCGGAGCGCCCGGTGCTTTTGGCGGACCTGTTCCGCATCCGGAGCGCGGAGGCGCGGGAGCCCCTGCGGCGCCTTCTGACGGGTAAAGCCGTGAAGATCTTCCAGAACGCCGCCTTCGATCTGGCCTTCCTCGCCGGAGAGGAACTCCCCGTGGCCCCTCCCCTTTTCGACACCATGCTGGCGGCCCAGCTTGCGGCCTGCGGCGAGGACGACGGCAGTCATGGCCTGGGCGCCCTGGCGGCGCGCCATCTCGGCGTGGACCTCCCCAAAGAGCTGGGACGCAGCGACTGGCGCACCGCCTTCCTGTCGCCGGAACAGCTCTGCTACGCCGCACGGGATGCGGCGATCCTGCTTCCCCTCCGGGAGGCCCTCGTGGCCCTCCTGCGAAGCAAGGGACTCGTTGGGACGGCGAAGCTCGAATTCGACTGCGTTTTCGCGATTGCGGAAATGCACGCCACAGGAATGCCCCTCTCCCGGGAGCGCTTCGACGCCCTTCGAACGACTTTGGGGGAGGAGAAGGCCACCGCCCTCAAGGCGCTCCGGGCTGCCCTCGGAGCGCTTCCGCAGCAAGGGCAGCTCTCCCTCTTCGACGACGGCGCTCTGGTGAACCCCGACAGCACGAAGCAGCTCCTCGAAGCGCTCCGGCTTCGGGGCGGCCTTCCGCTGACGGGAACATCCCGAAGCGACCTGGAGCCCTTCGCGGATCATCCCGCCGTGAAGGCCCTTCTGGAGTACCGAAAGATCGCCAAGGCCGCTTCTGCCTTCGGGGATGCCATTGCCGCGCACATTCATCCCGTCACGGGGCGCCTGCACTCCCATTACGCACAGGTGCGCACCCCCACGGGTCGCCTTGCCTGCGCGGCGCCCAACATCCAGCAGATTCCCCGGGAAGCCCGGTTCAGACGCTGCTTCGCCGCGCCGCCGGGCAAGCGCCTCGTCCTTGCGGACTATTCCCAGATCGAGCTGCGCGTGGCCGCGGAAATCAGCGGGGACGCCCGGATGAGAGAGGCCTACCGCTCGGGCGAGGACCTGCATCGCGTCACCGCCTCGCTTGTGACGGGAAAAGCCCCGGAGGACGTGACAAAAGGCGAACGCCAGCTCGCCAAGGCCATCAACTTCGGCCTCATCTACGCCATGGGAGCACGGGGGCTGCAGCGCTACGCCCAGAGCACCTTCGGCGCGGCCATGACCGGAGGCGAGGCGGAGCACTTCCGCTCCCGCTTCTTCGACGCCTATTCCGGTATCGCCGCCTGGCACCGGAAGGAAGCGGAAAATCCCTCCGCGGAGGTTCGGACCCTCTCGGGCAGGCTGCGCCGCATTCCTCCCGGCGAGGGGCTTCCCGGGCGCCTCAACACTCCCGTCCAGGGAACCGCAGCGGACATTCTCAAGGAGGCCCTGGGCAGGCTGCCCGCCGCCCTCTCCGGAACGGAAGCGCGCATCGTCGCCTCCGTGCACGACGAAATTCTCCTCGAAGTGCCCGAAGAGCACGCCACCGTCGCCGCGGAAATCCTGTCGCGCACCATGGAGGACGCGGGAGCCCGCTTTCTTGCATCCGTTCCCGTCGTGGCCGAGGCGGTTGTGGCGGAAAGCTGGGCGGAGAAGTAG
- a CDS encoding GyrI-like domain-containing protein, which translates to MFIQGFHRFCARAVRHNGDLFGKVEPRREVDPYAASGAAWGRLCGNPAVQSRLTPESLFIGICYDDPDVTEADKIRMDVCVSVDASFVPEDGIEVQTIEGGEYARVIHKGSYDGLHGVYRALYGEWIPASGREPKETPSFEIYLNDCTTTPPEELLTEIRVPLR; encoded by the coding sequence ATCTTTATTCAGGGCTTCCATAGATTTTGCGCAAGAGCTGTCAGGCACAACGGGGATCTATTCGGTAAGGTAGAACCACGCAGGGAGGTCGATCCCTACGCCGCAAGCGGTGCGGCCTGGGGACGCCTTTGCGGCAATCCGGCAGTGCAGTCACGCCTGACTCCGGAATCTCTTTTCATCGGCATCTGCTACGACGATCCCGACGTGACCGAGGCGGACAAGATCCGCATGGACGTCTGCGTGAGCGTGGACGCCTCCTTTGTCCCCGAAGACGGCATCGAGGTGCAGACCATCGAGGGCGGCGAGTACGCCCGGGTGATCCACAAGGGAAGCTACGACGGCCTGCACGGCGTCTACCGGGCGCTCTACGGAGAATGGATTCCCGCGAGCGGCAGAGAGCCCAAGGAAACGCCCTCCTTCGAAATCTATCTCAACGACTGCACCACCACCCCTCCGGAGGAACTCCTCACGGAAATCCGGGTTCCACTTCGGTAG
- a CDS encoding trimethylamine methyltransferase family protein: MIHAARWGVRSTVLSEEELRRISDASLQILEKTGMRMPLSAERRDALAGKGLFFEEEEWNGSPSLRVRFSPESVATALQSAPKTYTLCARNPENDLFLDGRQGYLTLDGSGLYVLDAETGAVRPSRKADLETAVRLADALPEIAFLWPVVSAQDVPPPVQPLHELEALLRFSSKHVQAMTAVTPTAARGSIELAAAVVGGREALRKRPILSNFQCSFSPLSYDRDSLEAAFCFSEAGIPTGFLNMTIGCATAGATLAANLAQGNAEVLAGITLQQLLFPGTPTFYGSCATVLELRRGGVTCGGPEDCLLQMASCALAHYYGLPANVGTFASGARMPDWQAGFENALSGMASFLAGADMMCGAGLLQGATIFSAAQTVLDCEIFGFLRRAVEGLSVDDENLALSVIERVGPGGNYLTEEHTLAHMRKIWQPRVLDRSSTRDEWEAAGRPSPADLAERRARKLLEKHEPEPLPGEAEVREILREYEARLV; this comes from the coding sequence GTGATTCATGCGGCGCGATGGGGAGTGCGGAGCACCGTTCTGTCCGAGGAGGAGTTGCGTCGTATCTCGGACGCGAGTCTTCAAATTCTTGAAAAAACAGGGATGAGAATGCCTCTCTCCGCCGAGAGGCGGGATGCTCTTGCGGGAAAAGGCCTCTTTTTCGAGGAGGAGGAGTGGAACGGCTCGCCCAGTCTTCGTGTCCGATTTTCTCCCGAATCCGTGGCGACAGCCCTGCAAAGCGCCCCAAAAACGTATACGCTTTGTGCCCGCAATCCCGAGAACGATCTCTTTTTGGACGGAAGACAAGGATACCTGACCCTTGACGGAAGTGGTCTTTACGTCCTCGATGCCGAAACGGGAGCGGTGCGTCCCTCCCGAAAGGCGGATCTGGAGACGGCGGTCCGCCTCGCCGATGCACTTCCCGAGATCGCTTTTCTCTGGCCCGTGGTGAGCGCCCAGGACGTTCCGCCTCCGGTACAGCCCCTCCACGAACTAGAGGCGCTCCTTCGCTTCTCCTCCAAACATGTGCAGGCCATGACGGCGGTAACACCCACGGCAGCCCGGGGAAGCATCGAGCTCGCCGCGGCTGTCGTCGGAGGCCGCGAGGCGCTCCGCAAGCGTCCGATCCTCTCGAATTTCCAGTGCAGTTTCAGTCCCCTCTCCTATGACAGAGACAGTCTCGAAGCGGCGTTCTGTTTCTCCGAGGCGGGCATTCCCACGGGGTTTCTCAACATGACCATCGGATGCGCCACCGCTGGAGCTACTCTCGCGGCGAATCTCGCCCAGGGAAATGCGGAGGTCCTTGCAGGAATCACGCTCCAGCAGCTTCTCTTTCCCGGCACGCCCACGTTCTACGGCTCCTGCGCCACCGTGCTGGAACTTCGTCGGGGTGGTGTCACCTGCGGCGGCCCGGAGGATTGTCTTCTCCAGATGGCGAGCTGCGCCCTGGCCCATTACTACGGTCTTCCCGCCAACGTGGGAACCTTCGCTTCCGGCGCGCGGATGCCGGACTGGCAGGCGGGATTCGAGAACGCCCTCTCGGGCATGGCGAGTTTTCTCGCCGGGGCGGACATGATGTGTGGTGCGGGGCTGCTTCAGGGCGCGACGATCTTTTCCGCGGCGCAGACGGTGTTGGATTGTGAGATCTTCGGATTCCTCCGCAGGGCCGTAGAGGGCCTCTCCGTGGACGACGAGAACCTTGCCCTCTCCGTGATCGAACGTGTCGGGCCGGGGGGTAACTATCTCACCGAGGAGCACACTCTGGCGCACATGCGCAAGATCTGGCAGCCCCGCGTTTTGGATCGAAGCTCCACCCGGGATGAGTGGGAGGCTGCGGGGCGTCCCTCTCCGGCGGACCTGGCGGAGAGGCGGGCACGAAAACTGTTGGAGAAACACGAGCCGGAACCCCTTCCCGGAGAGGCGGAGGTGCGGGAAATTCTCCGGGAGTACGAGGCGCGTCTCGTCTGA
- a CDS encoding saccharopine dehydrogenase family protein: protein MGFVYAVLGGGRQGTAAAYDMAKNGDADRVLVGDADLEAAVRSAARVNTLLGRSVAEAHQVDARDSAALRRFLEPVDSFLSAVPYWLNPSVLEAAIDAKACMCDLGGNTDLVREQMKRSDAAEAAGIAVVPDCGQVPGMGTALMSYAMTFLDRTEELLMWDGGNDQHPKPPFNYILTFNIAGLTNEYYGVAHFLRNGKRVEVPTFLEEDYETVDFGGKIGVMEAFVAGGGTSTMPWTYEGKVRTLWNKTLRWPGHFAQWKAYMDAGLLEEEPVDVDGVQVSPRALLHRVLDPKLRARPEDRDFVIVRVKGIGEKDGLRAEVLLDLIDYYDEATGFTAMERTTGWDGSITAILNAQGVTPRGVHPVELAVPGKRFAEELRKRGFSLKESFTIHRD from the coding sequence ATGGGTTTCGTGTATGCGGTGCTCGGTGGCGGAAGGCAGGGAACGGCGGCGGCGTATGACATGGCGAAGAACGGGGATGCCGATCGGGTCCTTGTGGGGGATGCGGATCTGGAGGCGGCGGTGCGGTCCGCGGCGAGGGTGAACACCCTCTTGGGGCGTTCCGTCGCGGAAGCCCACCAGGTGGATGCACGGGATAGCGCGGCACTCCGTCGTTTTCTGGAGCCGGTGGATTCCTTCCTCTCCGCCGTGCCCTACTGGCTGAACCCTTCGGTTCTGGAGGCTGCCATCGACGCGAAGGCCTGTATGTGCGACCTGGGGGGCAACACGGACCTGGTTCGGGAACAGATGAAGCGCAGCGACGCCGCGGAGGCGGCGGGAATCGCCGTGGTGCCCGACTGCGGGCAGGTGCCGGGAATGGGAACGGCCCTCATGAGCTACGCCATGACCTTCCTCGACCGCACGGAGGAACTGCTCATGTGGGACGGTGGCAATGACCAGCATCCGAAGCCTCCGTTCAACTACATTCTCACCTTCAACATCGCGGGCCTCACCAACGAGTACTACGGGGTGGCCCATTTCCTCCGGAACGGGAAAAGGGTGGAGGTTCCCACCTTCCTGGAGGAGGATTACGAGACGGTGGATTTCGGCGGAAAGATCGGCGTCATGGAGGCCTTCGTCGCCGGAGGCGGCACGTCAACAATGCCCTGGACCTACGAGGGAAAGGTCAGGACGCTCTGGAACAAGACGCTGCGCTGGCCGGGGCACTTCGCCCAGTGGAAGGCCTACATGGACGCGGGACTCCTCGAAGAGGAGCCTGTCGATGTGGACGGAGTGCAGGTCTCTCCCCGGGCACTGCTGCATCGGGTGCTCGATCCCAAACTGCGGGCACGTCCCGAGGACCGGGATTTCGTCATTGTCCGGGTGAAGGGTATCGGCGAAAAGGACGGGCTCCGGGCGGAGGTGCTGCTCGACCTGATCGACTACTACGACGAGGCAACGGGTTTCACCGCCATGGAGCGCACCACCGGATGGGATGGCTCCATCACGGCGATTCTGAACGCCCAGGGGGTGACGCCCCGGGGCGTGCATCCCGTGGAACTCGCCGTTCCGGGAAAGCGCTTCGCCGAGGAGTTGCGGAAGCGGGGATTTTCCCTGAAGGAGTCCTTCACTATCCATAGAGATTGA
- a CDS encoding saccharopine dehydrogenase family protein, which translates to MKKKVIVLGCGLVGSVMALDLAADDAYEVTVADANEEALKKAAAKAKNPVKTTTGIDFASPASITEGVQGHDLVIGAVPGSMGYAAIGAVIRAGVNMSDISFMGEEYRDWDKAAKEAGVTLFEDVGVTPGASSILIGDACRRLDRVDDVTIYVTGLPKNPEPPFNYRLVFSPDDLVEEFVRPARIKRNGKIVEEPALSGRQLLTFDIPGISVPQMEGFYTDGARSLLDSIPCPNVKEITLRYPGTARDMEFLREIGLFDTDPVDVKGQKVAPRDLFAALAYPKMKLRDDEIEFTFFHVLVTGEKDGKKVREEYALYDERDPGTGYHSMARTTGFPCVIVGRLIAEGVLRMPGVNPPEAVGTCAPAVERFLQEMTKRGVKIIHRVTEL; encoded by the coding sequence GTGAAGAAAAAGGTGATTGTGTTGGGATGTGGGCTCGTGGGGTCTGTCATGGCGCTTGATCTGGCGGCGGACGATGCCTACGAGGTGACCGTGGCGGACGCCAACGAAGAAGCGCTGAAAAAGGCCGCCGCAAAGGCGAAAAATCCCGTGAAGACCACGACGGGGATCGATTTCGCCTCTCCCGCGTCCATCACCGAAGGTGTACAGGGGCATGATCTCGTCATCGGTGCCGTGCCGGGATCCATGGGGTATGCCGCCATCGGTGCGGTGATCAGGGCGGGAGTGAACATGTCGGACATTTCCTTCATGGGCGAGGAATATCGCGACTGGGACAAGGCCGCCAAGGAAGCGGGGGTCACGCTCTTCGAGGACGTGGGGGTCACCCCCGGCGCGTCGAGCATCCTCATCGGAGACGCCTGCCGACGGCTCGACCGCGTCGATGACGTGACGATCTACGTCACGGGGCTTCCCAAGAATCCCGAGCCCCCCTTCAACTATCGCCTCGTCTTCTCCCCGGACGACCTGGTGGAGGAATTCGTTCGCCCAGCCCGCATCAAGAGAAACGGGAAGATCGTGGAGGAGCCCGCCCTTTCGGGACGGCAGCTCCTCACCTTCGACATTCCCGGCATCTCCGTGCCGCAGATGGAGGGATTCTACACCGATGGTGCCCGGTCGCTCCTCGATTCCATTCCCTGTCCCAACGTGAAGGAGATTACCCTCCGCTATCCCGGGACGGCTCGGGACATGGAGTTTCTCCGGGAGATCGGCCTGTTCGACACGGATCCGGTGGACGTGAAGGGGCAGAAGGTGGCGCCTCGGGATCTCTTCGCCGCTCTTGCCTATCCCAAGATGAAGCTCCGGGACGACGAGATCGAGTTCACCTTTTTCCATGTGCTGGTCACGGGAGAGAAGGACGGAAAGAAGGTTCGGGAGGAATACGCTCTTTACGACGAGCGGGACCCCGGAACGGGCTACCATTCCATGGCCCGGACCACGGGCTTTCCCTGCGTGATCGTGGGGCGTCTGATCGCCGAAGGAGTCCTGCGCATGCCCGGCGTGAACCCTCCCGAGGCGGTGGGTACCTGCGCCCCCGCAGTGGAGCGGTTCCTCCAGGAGATGACGAAGCGGGGTGTGAAGATCATCCATCGGGTGACGGAACTTTAG
- a CDS encoding trimethylamine methyltransferase family protein, with the protein MARERKKGYGPKKPIAPIPRYWNPPIVLVQEEQRRAIHGASLTVLEHAGMRIASEEAREILARAGARVEEDRVFFPWTLVEGALRKIPSVIRLCGRTPEEDLLLDGRHTYMNLDGNGMEILDFETGVRRPTTLADLETATRMADYLEQIGYVWPIATARDCPVPVQPLYETRCQLRNTTKHVMTMTVADGFCARGVIDMAAAVAGGREALRRRPLISLFESVTSPLALERGACEALLAFAREGLPTGIMTMPLSGATAPVTVAGNLVLANAEVLAGLTLVQCVTPGCPSWYASCSTVMDLKSGGVTSNGPEDYLIQAGTIAMARIHYNIPVMTGVMGTEARAPGWQSAVEDSLSVYTSALCGADLMPGAGLLKNATVLSYEELVLGCEIYEMVRRVKEGFPTDAEALAVEAILRVGPRGDFMTDPHTLEHMRELWQPDVLRRCSFDAWESSGRADALERAREKAAWIMEHHEPEPLSASVDAELDRILETYAEEKGGI; encoded by the coding sequence ATGGCACGGGAACGGAAGAAAGGCTACGGCCCCAAAAAGCCCATCGCTCCCATACCGCGCTACTGGAATCCTCCCATCGTGCTGGTTCAGGAGGAGCAGCGCCGGGCCATTCACGGCGCCTCCCTCACGGTGCTGGAACATGCGGGCATGCGCATCGCCTCGGAGGAGGCCCGGGAGATCCTCGCCCGGGCGGGTGCCCGCGTCGAGGAGGATCGGGTCTTCTTCCCTTGGACGCTCGTGGAGGGTGCCCTGCGAAAGATTCCTTCGGTGATTCGCCTTTGTGGGCGCACTCCGGAGGAGGATCTTCTCCTGGACGGGCGTCACACCTACATGAATCTCGACGGAAACGGGATGGAAATTCTGGATTTCGAGACCGGAGTCCGCCGTCCCACTACCCTCGCCGACCTCGAAACGGCCACGCGGATGGCGGACTACCTGGAGCAGATCGGTTACGTGTGGCCCATCGCCACCGCCCGGGACTGTCCCGTGCCTGTGCAGCCCCTTTACGAAACGCGATGCCAACTCCGCAACACCACCAAACACGTCATGACCATGACCGTGGCGGACGGTTTCTGCGCCCGGGGCGTCATCGACATGGCCGCGGCGGTGGCGGGAGGACGCGAGGCGTTGCGCCGCCGCCCGCTCATCTCTCTTTTCGAGAGCGTCACCAGCCCTCTCGCGCTGGAACGGGGTGCCTGCGAGGCGCTTCTCGCCTTTGCGAGGGAAGGTCTGCCCACGGGAATCATGACCATGCCTCTCTCGGGGGCCACCGCGCCGGTCACCGTGGCGGGGAATCTCGTGCTCGCCAACGCGGAGGTTCTCGCAGGGCTTACGCTGGTGCAGTGTGTCACGCCGGGGTGTCCCTCCTGGTACGCCTCGTGTTCCACCGTGATGGATCTCAAGTCCGGCGGCGTCACCTCCAACGGTCCCGAGGACTACCTGATCCAGGCGGGAACCATCGCCATGGCGCGGATCCACTACAATATTCCCGTCATGACCGGCGTCATGGGGACCGAGGCACGTGCTCCGGGATGGCAGTCCGCCGTGGAGGATTCCCTCTCCGTGTACACCTCCGCGCTTTGCGGCGCGGACCTCATGCCCGGCGCGGGGCTTTTGAAGAACGCCACGGTGCTCTCCTACGAGGAACTTGTCCTGGGGTGCGAGATCTACGAGATGGTCCGCCGCGTCAAGGAAGGATTTCCCACCGACGCGGAGGCCCTCGCCGTGGAGGCCATCCTGCGGGTGGGGCCTCGGGGGGATTTCATGACCGATCCCCACACGCTGGAACACATGCGGGAGTTGTGGCAACCCGATGTGCTGCGTCGGTGCAGCTTCGACGCCTGGGAGAGTTCGGGACGTGCCGATGCCCTGGAGCGTGCCCGGGAGAAGGCGGCGTGGATCATGGAACACCACGAGCCGGAACCGCTTTCCGCCTCGGTGGATGCGGAACTCGACCGCATTCTCGAGACCTACGCCGAAGAAAAGGGAGGGATCTGA
- the nhaC gene encoding Na+/H+ antiporter NhaC, translating into MSRELPPEVQEYQEEKELGEKRGGQGKTPTLTESVGVVVAIAGVITVCILMLGLDAHIPIFLCVLFVTVLGLRLKNTWEHLEAGFVSAINASMSAFFILMLVGILVGVWMISGVISTMIDYGLAILSPKIFLIATYVICSIVALATGTSWGTAASIGVALVGVGAGLGIPAGMTGGAIVAGAYFGDKMSPLSDTTNLAPAVSGAKLYDHIGAMIYTTGPTWILAGAAFIVLSLLYGGGDFDPTRVNQIREALASVQKIHPLLLLPPLCVIGMALLKIPAVPGMFVGIVMGALCGMVIQGVGFVDMMTAANYGYEGAVSAEVFGEEIAELVNGLLTRGGLQNMMWTISLSWMAIGFGGMLEAVGYLHVILHAVVNYMNRVGNLVTATLASCFAVNLLIGDQYLAIILPGRLFKPAYEELGLEPRMLSRTLEDAGTLTSPLVPWNACGAYMAGTLGIPTLTYAPYAILNWLNPFVSAFIAYAGFKIFWREGYGPAAKSDAVPAAGTGK; encoded by the coding sequence ATGTCCAGAGAGTTGCCGCCGGAAGTGCAGGAATACCAGGAGGAAAAGGAGCTCGGAGAAAAGCGGGGAGGCCAGGGGAAGACCCCGACGCTCACCGAGTCCGTCGGCGTGGTGGTTGCCATCGCGGGGGTCATCACCGTGTGCATTCTTATGCTGGGCCTCGACGCGCACATTCCCATCTTTCTCTGCGTTCTTTTCGTCACCGTTCTCGGACTGCGTCTCAAGAATACCTGGGAGCACCTGGAGGCAGGATTCGTCTCCGCCATCAACGCCAGCATGTCCGCCTTCTTCATTCTCATGCTCGTGGGCATTCTCGTGGGCGTGTGGATGATCTCCGGCGTCATCAGCACCATGATCGACTATGGTTTGGCCATTCTCTCGCCGAAGATCTTCCTCATCGCCACCTACGTCATCTGCAGCATCGTCGCCCTCGCCACGGGAACCTCCTGGGGCACGGCGGCCTCCATCGGCGTCGCTCTCGTCGGTGTGGGAGCCGGTCTCGGCATTCCCGCGGGCATGACGGGAGGCGCCATCGTCGCCGGTGCCTACTTCGGCGACAAGATGAGCCCTTTGTCCGACACCACGAACCTTGCTCCCGCCGTGTCCGGGGCCAAGCTCTACGACCACATCGGCGCCATGATCTACACCACGGGACCCACCTGGATTCTCGCTGGGGCGGCCTTTATCGTTCTGAGCCTGCTCTACGGCGGCGGCGACTTCGATCCCACCCGGGTGAACCAGATCCGGGAGGCTCTGGCGAGCGTGCAGAAGATCCATCCGCTGCTGCTCCTGCCGCCTCTGTGCGTCATCGGCATGGCGCTCCTGAAGATTCCCGCCGTGCCGGGCATGTTCGTGGGGATCGTCATGGGCGCCCTCTGCGGCATGGTCATCCAGGGAGTTGGATTCGTCGACATGATGACCGCGGCGAACTACGGCTACGAGGGGGCCGTCTCCGCGGAGGTCTTCGGCGAAGAAATCGCGGAGCTCGTGAACGGTCTGCTCACCCGTGGAGGCCTGCAGAACATGATGTGGACCATCTCCCTTTCCTGGATGGCCATCGGGTTCGGCGGCATGCTCGAAGCGGTGGGATATCTCCACGTCATTCTCCACGCGGTGGTGAACTACATGAACCGCGTGGGAAACCTCGTGACGGCCACGCTGGCCTCTTGCTTCGCCGTGAACCTCCTCATCGGCGACCAGTATCTGGCCATCATCCTGCCGGGGCGCCTCTTCAAACCCGCCTACGAGGAACTCGGCCTGGAGCCGCGCATGCTCTCCAGGACACTCGAGGATGCGGGAACGCTCACGTCACCTCTCGTCCCCTGGAACGCCTGCGGGGCCTATATGGCGGGGACGCTCGGCATTCCCACCCTCACCTACGCGCCCTACGCGATCCTCAACTGGCTGAATCCCTTCGTCTCCGCCTTCATCGCCTACGCGGGGTTCAAGATCTTCTGGCGCGAGGGATATGGGCCGGCGGCGAAAAGCGACGCGGTTCCCGCGGCGGGCACGGGGAAATAG
- a CDS encoding GntR family transcriptional regulator, giving the protein MRNGDEGTDSPEKTTLEDLAYGRIRAAILARKLPPGTRLAEPTLAKKINISRTPVRGALRRLASEGLVTISANHGATVTVPSLRDIENAYQVREALECLAASVAAERVSREDTVRLREAEREERRCLAQGDLEGYIRINERIHLLVASLSGNRLLEQAVESAMNRTNVYLSLLDPFYELADSGDRQTWEHAIIIDALEAGDSLWAEAAMRVHIRSSRAVMDLDLAQKKPFPVDDI; this is encoded by the coding sequence ATGCGGAACGGAGACGAGGGAACGGACTCGCCGGAGAAGACGACACTGGAGGATCTGGCCTACGGGCGGATCCGTGCGGCCATTCTTGCCCGTAAACTCCCGCCGGGAACCCGGCTTGCGGAACCGACGCTGGCGAAGAAGATCAACATCAGCCGCACGCCCGTTCGCGGGGCACTGCGGCGCCTCGCCTCGGAGGGGTTGGTGACGATCTCCGCAAACCATGGGGCCACGGTGACCGTTCCCTCCCTCCGGGATATCGAGAACGCCTACCAGGTTCGAGAAGCCCTCGAATGTCTCGCCGCCTCCGTTGCGGCGGAGAGGGTGTCGCGGGAGGACACGGTACGGCTTCGCGAGGCCGAGCGGGAGGAGCGACGCTGTCTCGCCCAGGGAGATCTGGAGGGGTACATCCGGATCAACGAGAGGATTCATCTCCTTGTGGCCTCCCTCTCGGGCAACCGTCTTCTGGAGCAGGCGGTCGAGTCCGCCATGAACCGTACCAACGTGTACCTGTCCCTCCTGGATCCGTTTTACGAACTGGCGGATTCGGGAGACCGCCAGACCTGGGAACACGCCATCATCATCGATGCCCTGGAGGCCGGAGACAGCCTCTGGGCGGAGGCGGCCATGCGGGTGCACATCCGCTCCTCCCGGGCGGTGATGGACCTGGACCTCGCACAAAAGAAGCCTTTCCCGGTCGATGACATTTGA
- a CDS encoding cobalamin B12-binding domain-containing protein, whose translation MEKHYEAVREHVVEGQVTQTENAVRKALDAGCPPEEILRKGLLAGMDEVGALFKDGEMFVPEVLVSAKAMKGGMEILRPFLATGAAGQGGRILTATVEGDLHDIGVKLVGMMLEGAGFEVRNLGVDLPAARIVEEVRSWRPHVLGLSAMLTTTMTNMKGVVESLREEGLAEGLAIMVGGAPVSKEYAERLGVHYSADAAEAVGVAKALLQKFREGALSEAR comes from the coding sequence GTGGAGAAACACTACGAGGCGGTTCGAGAGCATGTCGTGGAAGGACAGGTAACACAGACGGAAAACGCCGTCCGCAAGGCCCTCGACGCGGGATGTCCTCCCGAGGAAATTCTCCGGAAGGGGCTTCTCGCCGGCATGGACGAAGTGGGAGCCCTTTTCAAGGATGGGGAGATGTTCGTCCCCGAGGTGTTGGTCTCTGCCAAGGCCATGAAGGGCGGAATGGAGATCCTCCGTCCCTTCCTGGCGACAGGTGCGGCGGGGCAGGGCGGGCGCATTCTCACCGCCACCGTGGAGGGCGATCTTCACGACATCGGTGTGAAGCTCGTGGGCATGATGCTCGAAGGCGCGGGATTCGAGGTGCGTAATCTCGGCGTGGACCTTCCGGCGGCGCGCATCGTGGAGGAGGTGCGGAGTTGGCGTCCCCACGTGCTGGGTCTCTCCGCCATGCTCACCACGACAATGACCAACATGAAGGGTGTGGTGGAGTCGCTCCGGGAGGAAGGGCTCGCGGAGGGACTCGCGATCATGGTGGGGGGTGCTCCCGTATCGAAGGAGTACGCCGAACGTCTCGGCGTACATTATTCCGCCGATGCCGCCGAGGCGGTGGGTGTGGCGAAGGCGCTTCTTCAGAAGTTTCGGGAAGGGGCGCTTTCCGAAGCGCGCTAG